In the Ramlibacter tataouinensis TTB310 genome, one interval contains:
- a CDS encoding SMP-30/gluconolactonase/LRE family protein, giving the protein MQAADWDNFTAQADELGESPFWHPDEQRLYWVDVPGRQLRRAGAEGGDAEGWAMPSEPGCIAPARGGGLVVALRDGIYRARHWGGALQPLARFAHDPATTRFNDGKADPRGRLWAGTIYEPRDARRAELYSIDCRPDNGQGGRPLIQTQAGNAITANGLAFSPDARTVYWADTPHHVIHAWDWDAESNAMRGHRVFRQFEPKPPGWQPGQPGYGGRPDGAAVDREGNYWCAMFEGARLLQISPAGEILRELPVPVRCPTMPCFGGPDLRTLYLTSARRGRPGQELAAMPQSGRVLRLRVDVPGLPVNFFID; this is encoded by the coding sequence ATGCAGGCAGCGGATTGGGACAACTTCACGGCGCAGGCGGATGAGCTGGGTGAATCGCCCTTCTGGCATCCGGATGAGCAGCGCCTCTACTGGGTCGACGTGCCCGGCCGCCAGCTGCGGCGCGCCGGCGCCGAAGGCGGCGACGCCGAGGGCTGGGCCATGCCCAGCGAGCCGGGCTGCATCGCGCCCGCGCGCGGCGGCGGCCTGGTCGTGGCGCTGCGCGACGGCATCTACCGGGCGCGGCACTGGGGCGGCGCCTTGCAGCCGCTGGCGCGCTTCGCGCACGACCCGGCGACCACGCGCTTCAACGACGGCAAGGCCGATCCGCGCGGGCGGCTGTGGGCTGGCACGATCTACGAGCCGCGCGATGCGCGCCGGGCCGAGCTCTACAGCATCGACTGCCGGCCGGACAACGGCCAGGGCGGCCGGCCGCTGATCCAGACCCAGGCCGGCAACGCCATCACCGCCAACGGCCTGGCCTTCTCGCCCGACGCGCGCACGGTCTACTGGGCCGACACGCCGCACCACGTGATCCATGCCTGGGACTGGGACGCCGAGTCCAACGCGATGCGCGGCCACCGCGTGTTCCGCCAGTTCGAGCCCAAGCCGCCCGGCTGGCAGCCGGGCCAGCCCGGCTATGGCGGGCGGCCCGACGGCGCGGCGGTGGACCGCGAGGGCAATTACTGGTGCGCCATGTTCGAAGGCGCCCGGCTGCTGCAGATATCTCCGGCCGGCGAGATCCTGCGCGAGCTGCCGGTGCCGGTGCGCTGCCCCACCATGCCCTGCTTCGGCGGGCCGGACCTGCGCACGCTGTACCTCACCAGCGCGCGTCGCGGGCGCCCCGGGCAGGAGCTGGCGGCGATGCCGCAGTCCGGCCGGGTGCTGCGGCTGCGGGTGGACGTGCCGGGGCTGCCGGTGAATTTCTTCATCGACTGA